The region CTTTGGATAGTTTTTTGAACAGGGACGCCTCAATCCTGTGGATTTCGGAATTTTTCCTTAAGTCGTTTAGCCTGCCGGCAAGGGCTGTGTTTTTGTAAAAACTGTAGGCGGCTTGATACCTCTCTCCCAACATCTCTTTGAAGGGTCTCACGCTTTCTATATTTAGGCCGGCAACGTTAAAGAAGTCTTCGGTTTTAAGGACTTTTTCTTTTATTTGGTAGAGTTTTTCACCGCCGAACAGGGCAACTGTTCCGTCGGGCATGTAGTATAGGCTTTTACCTCCCCGTTCCGTTAGCCATCTGTGGATAACTTCAACGGTGTATTTTGTTGCTACATTCGCGAGGAATTCAACCTTTTCCGGGTTAACTTGTAGTGAGTTTAGGGTTTCTGTAATGTTTTCGTGGTCGTAGGTTTTTATCTCTATCGTTGAGCAGTTTATTCCGTATCGTTCGAAAACGAGCTTCTGCCCTTGCGCTCGCTCTTTTGACACCTCCCATTCTGTGTAAAAGACTCTCACCTTTTTCGGCTTCCTGTAAAGGGTAAAAATCAGGTTGGGAACTACGTCGCGGGCCGAGAGCAGCCAGATTTCGGTATCCACCCCTTCCCTCGGATGTTGTTTACGTTACGGGGGAGCGGAAGCTCCCCCGATTACATTATTAAATTAAATCCTGTCTTTCAACAGCAGCCAGAGCCTCTTTTTAACCTCTTCGCTTATGTACTCCGGCTTTGTCTGAATTGCCCCAACAAGGGCGGTCTTTGCAGGTGAGTTCTCAATATCTTCCGGCCTTATGGTTTCTATAACGCGCTTGAGCATTCTCTTTGCGTTCTCAACGTTCCTTGCCATGGTTGCCAGCACTTTCTTTACGTTAACCTCTTCCCCTTCTTTCCACACATCGTAGTCGGTTGCAAGGGCCACTGCAGAGTAGGGAATTTCTGCTTCCCTTGCCAGCTTGGCTTCGGGAATGTTTGTCATTCCTATAACGTCAACTCCCCAGCTTCTGTAAATCTTAGATTCGGCTTTTGTAGAGAACTGGGGCCCCTCTATGCAGATGTAGGTTCCCTCCTTGTGGACCGGGATTCCCTCTTCCACACACGCCTTGTAAACGATTTCGTTGAGAAGCGGGCAGGTAGGTGTGTCGAAGGGAATGTGGGCAACTATACCGTTCCCGAAGAAGGTAGAAGGTCTGTTCTTTGTTCTGTCGAAGTACTGGGTGACTATCACGAAATCGCCGGGCTTTATCTCCTCTTTCATGGAGCCCACTGCGCTAACGGAGATGATGCAGTCTACGCCGAGCATCTTAAAACCGTAAATATTTGCCCTGTAGGGAACCTCCGATGGCAGGTAAACGTGGCCTCTGCCGTGGCGGGGCAGGAAGTAAACCTCTTTATCCCCCAACTTTCCGTATATGTAGGCATCGGAGGGCTCTCCGAAAGGAGTTTCAAGCCTTACCTCCTTTACATCAGAAAGCCCCTCTATGTCGTAAAGGCCGCTTCCGCCTATTACTCCTATTTTCATCCTATTCCCCCTTTTCGAGCTTTAAGTTTCCCTTGAGCTTTATGATTGTTCCCATTCCCCACACGTTTATCACCTTATCGCCGTCTCTGTCGGTTCCCTCTAAGATTTTAATCTGGATGTTCTTAACGCCGTCTGCTTTAAGCTGCTGGGCTTGCTGCTCAAGCATAGATACAACCCTCATAACCGGGTCTATCGGGAGCTCACCGTTAAACCACTGGCTCTGCTTTTGCTGGGCAAAGGCATAGGCGATGTTCACTATCTCGTGTGGCTCTTGTACTTCTCCGAAAGAGAGGAGCATCTCTACCTCCTTAAAAGATTTTGATTATTTGATTTTAACAGTATTAAACCCTTACCCACACTCCTCTCTCCTTCAAGTAGGCTTTGAGTTCTGGGATTGAAATTTCCTTAAAGTGGAAAACAGAAGCCGCTAAAACCGCGTCTGCTTTCCCCTCTACGAGCCCCTCGTAGAAGTGCTCCTTCTTTCCGGCACCTCCCGAGGCTATTACGGGAACGCTAACGGCCTCGGAAATTGCTCTGGTTAACTCAATGTCGTACCCGGCTTTTGTCCCGTCTCGGTCCATTGAGGTTAACAGGATTTCACCGGCTCCTCTGTCAACCACCTCTTTTGCCCACTTAACTGCGTCTATTCCGGTTGGAGTTCTACCGCCGTGAATGAAAACTTCCCACTTTCCCGGGGCAACTCTCTTTGCATCTATTGCAACCACTATGCACTGAGAGCCGAAAAGCTTTGCCCCTTCCGTTATAAGTTGCGGATTCTTTACAGCGGCGGTATTAATCGAAACTTTATCTGCTCCGGCGTTCAAAAGGTTTCTTATATCTTCAACCGTTCTGACCCCTCCCCCAACTGTAAGGGGCATGAATACCTGTTCTGCGGTTCTTTTCACAACGTCGAGCATTATTGCCCTTTTTTCGTAGCTGGCGGTTATATCCAAAAATACGAGCTCGTCGGCCCCTTGTTCGTCGTAAACCTTTGCGTTTTCAACGGGGTCTCCTGCATCTATCAGGTTAACGAAGTTAACGCCTTTAACTACCCTTCCGTCTTTAACGTCGAGACAGGGAATAATCCTCTTTGCAAGCATTGTTCTCTCCCGAAGGGATGGTTGAGAGAATTATAAGGGGGGAAAGGCGGAGATAAGCCTCCGCCTCTTTACTTCTCCTTCTTGGGGTTCAGATACTCCTCAACCCTTTTAATTGAGCAGAGCTTGCCGCACATTGTACAGGTTTTCTCGTCTTCCTGAGGAGCCCTCTCTTCCCTGTACTTCCTTGCGATTTCGGGGTCTATGGCGAGCTCAAACTGCCTCTCCCAGTCAAGGGCTTCCCTCGCCTTTGCCATTTCGATGTCCCACTCTACTGCACCGGGAACGCCCTTAACTATGTCGGCGGCGTGGCCTGCAATCCTTGCGGCTATTACTCCCACTTTAACGTCGTTAACGTCGGGAAGGGCAAGGTGCTCAGCAGGGGTAAGGTAGCAGAGGAAGTCGGCTCCGGCTTTGGCCGCAATTGCCCCGCCTATTGCTCCGGTAATGTGGTCGTAGCCGGGGGCAATGTCTGTAACTATCGGTCCTAAAACGTAAAAGGGTGCGCCGTGGCAGAGCCTCTTTTGAAGGAGTATGTTTGCCTCTACTTGGTCGAGCGGAACGTGACCCGGACCTTCCACCATAGCTTGAACGTCGGCCTCTCTGGCCCTGTCAACAAGCTCCCCAAGGGTAATCAGTTCTTCAATCTGACACCTGTCGGTTGCGTCGGCTATGCAGCCCGGCCTCATTCCGTCACCAAGCGAAAGGGTAACGTCGTACTTTTTGGCAATCTCAAGAAGGCGGTCGTAGTGCTCGTAGAGCGGGTTCTCCTTTTCGTTATAAACCATCCACTCGGCCATTAGGGCTCCGCCCCTTGAGACTATGTTCATAATCCTGCCCTCTTTCCTTAGCCTTTCGAGGGCACTTAAGGTTACTCCGCAGTGGACGGTTATGAAGTCTACTCCGTCTTTACAGTGGCGCTCTATAACGTCGAAAAGCTCATCAACGGTCATTTTTCCTATAAAGCCGTGTTTCTCGGCTGCCTCTTTGGCCGCTTGATAGATGGGAACGGTTCCCACCATTACCGGAGAGTTGTTTACTATGGCTTTTCTCGTTTCGTCTATGAACTTTCCGGTTGAGAGGTCCATTACGGCGTCTGCGCCGTACTTAACGGCAACCCTCAGCTTTTCAAGCTCAAGCTCGATGTTTTCGATGTCTCCGCTGGTTCCGATGTTTGCGTTAACCTTGGTTTTAAGTCCCTTTCCTATAGCTCTCGGAGTGAAGTCTTCCCTTGCTCTGTGGTAGATGTTTGCCGGAATTACTATCGTTCCCTCTATTAGCCCTTGGACTATGTAGTCAACGTCCCTTTTTTCGTAGCGGGCACAGTATTCAACTTCCTTCGGGATTTCTCCCCTTTTAACGAGCTCAACTAAAGTGGCCATTACGCCTCCTTATTCTGGTTTAGCTTGGCGGCAATCTCTTCGGCAACTTTTTTGCCGCTCATGAGCATTCCGCCGAAAACGGGTCCCATCCTGTGGCTTCCGCAGGTTGCGTTTGCCGCCATTCCGCTAACGTAGATTCCCGGGAATACCTCCTTGGAGTTTTTGACTGTATCCTCTTCACCCACAGATGCCCAAAGGGGTTTCTCTCCTACAACGCAGCCGGTTTCTGTGTTCAGTTTTATTCCGGCTTTTCTCTGTAGGGTTGAAACTACGCTTGCGTCGTGGCCTGTGGCGTCTACAACGTACTTTGCAGTTATCACGAGGGGGTCTACCATCAGGTGGTTGAGTTCAACTGTGGTCCAGTTTATTACGAGGCCGCATACTCTGTACTGGCCGTTTACCTGTTTTAGAACCACATCTTCTGCAGTTACGCCGTTGAAAACGGTAGCTCCGGCCTTTACGGCCTTGGAGGCTATGGTTGTTGTGGCCTCTACCGCATCTGCAAGGTAGTATCCCGGTTTGAACTCCCTGTAGTTAACGCCGAACTCGTCGAGAATTTCCCTTCCCATCTCTTGAACCACTATTTCGTTAAAGAACATTGCGCCTGCCCACATTCCGCCGCCTATGGAGAGCCTTCTTTCAAAGATGGCAACTCTGTAGCCCTTTTTAGCAAGGTAGTATCCGGCGACGAGTCCGGACGGCCCACCTCCGACTATTGCAACGTCGGTCTCAAGGTGGGATTTCAGCTTCTCCATAAACGCCGTTATGATGGCTTCGGAGATTACAACTTCACTCAGGTTCTGCACGGTTTGCCTCCTGTTAGAGTGTTTTACCGTGGGGGAGGCTGTAAGGAGGGGAAGAGTAGAGACTCTTGCCGCTCCCTACGCCGGTATTACCCGGTTCAGGTTCCAGGGGTTCCCGCCCGACCTGGGCGAGTCTCAGGAGCCCAGCTCCACCCCCGCGGCTTGATTAATTCTATATTTATTAGGAACGGTTTTCAATTAGAAAAGAGGGGGAGCTTCACTCCCCCCTAAGAAGGGCACGGTGGGAACGGGAAGGAGAGAGGTCCCCGTTTTTATTGTTTTTCGTTCTTCTCGTCGATTGCAGAAATTACAGTATTTAAAACGTTTTTACCCTCTCTGAGCCTGTCTATTAGGGACTCTCCCGCTTTTATTAGGATGGGGAGCGTTTTCTCGTATATCTCTATATCGGTTTTTAGAACGCGCTTTGGTAAGTCTCCGTTTTTCTCAAGGCCCTTCATCAGCGTTTGAAGATTCCTGGGGAGTATGAACATTGTAACTGCAAGAGCTGCGGCTTTTTTTCTGATTTCTTCGTCACTTAATGTGTTTATATCCTTCCCGCCTGTGAAGGCATCTCGGAACGAGGAGTCTGTTATACAGAGCTCTTTAATCCGCTCTACCTTGGGTTTAATGGCAACGAGCCTCTTCTCGAGCTTGAGGTTTTTCGATTCCCCATTCTCGTTGTAAACCACGGCTGCCTTGAGCTTCAGTTTGTTGCTCAGTTTTCTTCCTCCCACTATAACGTCGAAGTTTTGAAGCTTAACTCCCTCTTCGCTTTCCTTAAAGGGCTCTAAGGACAGAAGGGAGACACAGTACTCCATTTTCTGGTTCTCTAAACACTCTTTCGGTCCGCTTGAGAGGTTGCTGAACGTAACTTGGGAGCCGTTACTCTCGTTGGAAGATTCTATTTCGAAGAGCTCTCTGAGGATGTAGGTTTTCCTCTCTGCTTGGTTCCTGATGTTCGACAGTATTTCGACTACGCTGTCTTCAGTGAGGAACGAGATGGTTCCGTGGCTCCTCTCACGCCTTGAGGCCAGCGGATACCTGTAAAGGGAGCCGTCGACCTCCTCTGTTAGCAGGTTGACCAAGCTGTAGAGCTCTAAGCCGAGGGAAGACGGGGAAACCTCCTTAGACGGAAGGGATTCACTCCCTATGGGAGCCGGCAGTATTTGAACTTTGAGTTCAATCTTGCTGTTTTCTCCGTTGGGGTCGAGCTTAACGGCAACTTCGTTCTCTAAAACTTTAACCGTAACCTCTTTAACCATGGAGTAGAATTTGTCTTTGAGGCCCGAGTTTTTTACGTGCTGGGCGTACTTCTCCAGCTGCTCGTCTACCATTTGGCCCGTTACGGTAGACTCTGCACCGGCTATTTTGCTATTTTCAAGGCCGAAGATGTTGAGTATGGCTATGAACTCTCTCAGAGGAAGCTTTATTTCCACTTCTTGGCCGAGCCTTTCGGCTCCTAAAATCTGGTTCGACAGCCTTTCCAGGAGTTCCGGCTTTGGAATGTCTATCTGGGCGGCTCCCTCCTCGATGTGAGGTGTAGGTATTTTTACGCTGCTAATCTCCATTTTTCTTACCTCCCCTCTTCTGGTTTGAAAATCTATTCTAAGTCTGTTTTCGCGCATCTATTTCCCCAATTTTGGGGAGCGGTTCAGCCAAGCTATTGCAAGGTAAGCTTCTACCGCTGTTCCTATCGGTAGGGCGTCTTCGTCTATGTCGAATCGGGAGTTGTGTAGCGGGTAAACGGTGTCCTTCTCTTCGTTCCGCACTCCGAGCCTTATGAAAGTTCCCGGAACCTCCTTTAGGTAAACCGAGAAGTCCTCTCCTCCCATGGAGGGCTTTTCTAAGATTACAACCCGCTCGTCCCCCAAGAGCTCTTTCATCTTCTCAACTGCGAATGCGGTTGTCTCTTTATCGTTTATCAGAGGCGGTGTTCCCCACTGAAACTCAAACTCACACTCTCCGCCGTAGGCGGCTGCGATTCCCTTTACGGCCTGCTCCATCTGCTTTGGAATACGGTCCCTTACCTGGTGGGAGAGCGTTCTTACGGTGCCTTCAAACTCTACTTCGTCGGGAATGATGTTTTCTGCAAACCCGCCCCTTATTTTCCCTACTGTTAGGACGGCCGGCTCCAGAGGGTCTACATACCTGCTTACTACGTGGTGGAGTGTGTTAACCGTTTGGGCTGCTATGAGAACGGGGTCTATTCCCTGGTGGGGGCGGGACGCGTGGGTGCTTTTTCCCTTAACCACCACTTTAAAGACGTCTGCAGATGCGAGCATGGGGCCGAAGCGGGTACCTACGTATCCGGTAGGCAGTTCGGGGTATACGTGGAGGGCAAATATCGCTTCAACTCTGGGGTTTTCGAGGACTCCGTGTTCAACGAGCCACTGGGCGCCTTTGCAGTCGTGTCTCTCCTCGCACGGTTGGAAGATGAGCTTCACGCTCCCCTTAAACTCCTTCCTCAGCTTACATAGCACCTTGGCGGCCCCGAGGAGCATGGCCGTGTGGGCGTCGTGTCCGCAGGAGTGCATAACGCCTTTAATCCTTGAAGCGTAAGGCTTTCCGGTTTTTTCCTCTGTGGGCAGTGCATCCATATCGGCCCTTAGGGCGACGCACCCTCCCGGTTTTTCTCCTTTTACGGTGGCCACAACGGCCGTTGAGCCTGCAAAGTTCTCTATGACTTCGTCTACTCCGAAGTTCTTGAGTTTTTCGGCCACAAACTCGGCGGTGTTGAACTCTCTGCCCGAAAGCTCAGGGTACATGTGGATGTGGCGTCTCCACCGGATGAGCTCCTCTTTAATCTCCAGGGAAGAACGGAGAATCAGCTCTTTTAGCTCTTCCACTTTTCCCTCTCCTTCCTTGAACTGCAGCCGTTTCAAAATTAAAATAACCCTACCAACCGCTGGAGGTTTAGATGCTGTCCGAGGAGCAGATAAAGGAGATATTCCTCAAAGCCGACGCATTCCTCGAGGGCCACTTCCTCCTCTCAAGCGGACTCCACAGTCCCTACTACCTGCAGTGTGCAAAGGTTCTCCAGTACCCCGATTACGCCGAGCTCCTCTGTAGGGAGCTTGCAAGGCGCATAAGGGAGTTCGGGGTGGAGTTCGACCTCGTTATAGCTCCCGCCATAGGCGGAATAATAGTCTCTTACGAGACCGCCCGCCACCTTAAGGTCAGGGGCATATTTGCCGAGAGGGTTAACGGCGAGCTCACGCTCCGCAGAGGCTTTGAGATAAAGCCCGGAGAGCGGGCCGTTGTTGTTGAAGACGTTGTAACCACCGGTAAATCTACGAAAGAGACTATAGAGGTTGTAAAGGCCCACGGCGGTAAGGTTGTAGCCGTTGGCAGCCTTGTCGATAGGAGCGGTGGTAAGGTGGATTTCGGCGTTCCCTTTGCAAGCCTCTGGAGGTTGGAGGTTCCCGTTTACAGCCCCGAGAGCTGTCCAATCTGTAAGGAAGGTAAACTCCCGCTGGTTAAGCCCGGCAGCAGAAACATTCCCGTAAGGTAGGGTGATGAAGATTTTCAAGCCGTTTGAGGTTGTTAGGGAGGAGCTTTTAAGCGTAGAGGAGTTTTCAAGGGAGCTCCTCTCCTCAAAGGTGAGTCTTGTCCTTCGGGCCGGCGGCTACATTCTCGATAGCGGAGGCAAACGGGTAAGGCCCGGGCTTACGGTTATAGCGGGGAAGCTCGTTGAAGCTCCCCTCGACAGGCTCATACCCGTTGCAACCGTTATGGAGTATATGCACACTGCGACCCTCCTTCACGACGATATAGTAGACGGAGCGAAGCTCAGGAGGGGGCGCCCTTCGGTAAATGCCGTTTTCGGGAACGACGTGGCCGTTTTGGTCGGCGACTACATGTTTGCGAAGGCAATTTACGTTCTCGCCGTTTACGGAGGTCCGGAAGTCCTTAAAACTGCGGCCAAAACCGTTCAAGATATGGCCGAGGGAGAGCTCCTCCAGCTTGAAAAAATCGGAGACATCAACCTGACCGAAGAGGAGTACTTCGACATAATCTACAGGAAAACGGCCTCCCTTCTCTCAACCTGCTGTGAGTGTGGAGCTATAGTCGGCGGAGCTTCGGAAAAAGAGCGGAAGGCCCTCAAAGACTACGGCACTTACATAGGCTATGCCTTTCAGCTTGTAGATGACGCCTTCGACTACATCTCCGATGAGAAAACAATCGGTAAGCCCGCCGGAAACGACATCCGGGAGGGGAAAGTAACCTACCCACTCCTGTGGGCACTGAAAAGGGCAACTGAAGAGGAGAGAGAGGCGGTAGAGAGAGTACTAAACAACCCCAGCCCCACAAAAGAGGAGATTGAGCTGGTCAGGAACTTTGTCCTTGAAAAGGGCGGAGAGAAGGCGACCTTTGAGCTCGCAAGGGATTTCGTTAAAAGGGCAAAGGAGAGTTTGGAAATCTTCAAAGAGAGTCCCTTAAAGAAAGCCCTCTTTGAAGTTGCCGACTTTATAGTTGAGAGGACTTATTAATTAACTCCTCTGCCTGTTCCAGAGCTTTTAAAAACCTGCCGACTTCTTCAAAGAGCTCCTGAGCAACCTCCTGATTGTAGGTGCGGGAGGTTAGGTTTCTCAGGTCTATCAACTTAAGGAGCTTCCCCGCCGTTTCCCCATCAACGAAACCCCCTTCAAAAAAAGCCCTGACGCATCCCTTTGGGGAGCGGCACTCAATGCCCTCTTCGATTAACCTTTCCCTTACAGCCTTCCACATAAGCTCAACAGCTATTTCGAACCTCTGGATAACAGAATCCCTCAAAAAGGGGAAGAGTTCATCCTCCCTATGGAAAAGTGCAAGGGAATAGGCCTCTTTAAGCCTCTTTAAGGTTTCTCTGAACTCCCCTCTTCGCCTGTTTCCACCCATAAAATTCTCTCCTTTTCAACTGTGCGGCGGAGGTCTCTGCCGGCAAACTTCAGGTTAACCAGGTCGAACCGTTGGGGAATGTAGGACTCCTCCAGAACTTCGGAGAGGATTGAGAGCTCCAAGGAGATATCCTCGTCGCTTAAAAAAGCAAGGTCGTAATCGCTCCTTTCGGTAAAGTCGCCTCTGGCCCTTGAGCCAAAAAGGTAAACCCTAACCCCCTTACCTTTAAAAAGCTCCCCGATAAAGTTTTTAACCTCCTCTATACTTTCCAGCCTTAAGGTAGAGTAATTTCTCTTAAAAAGTCCCTGTTCTCCTTGTGCCACTCTACGGTTCTCCTTAAGCCTTCCTCTAAGGGAACTTTCGGCTCCCAGCCTAAAATCTCCCTTGCCTTTGTTATATCGGCCCAGGTTGCTTTAAGGTCTGCTTTGTGGAAGGGTTTGTAGATAATCTCGGCCTTTTTCCCCAAGTACTCCTCTATCAGCCTAATCACCTCTTTGAGCTGGTGGGGGCGGTTCCCGCCGAGGTTGATTATCTGGTACCCGGTTTCCGTTTCGTAGGCTCTAATCGTTCCCTCTGCAATGTCGTCAACGTAGGTAAAATCCCTGCTCTGGGTTCCGTCGCCGTAAACCTCTACGGGTCTGCCCTCGTCTATCCACTTTATAAACCTGAATATGGACATATCGGGCCTTCCGGCAGGGCCGTAAACGGTGAAGTAGCGGACCACCGTAACGTCGAAGCCGTAGAGGTAGTGGTAGGTGTAGGACATCACCTCGGCCGCCTTTTTGCTTGCGGCGTAGGGAGATATAGGTGTATTAACCGGCAAGTCCTCTTTAAACGGCATAGGTTGGCCGGCGTATAGGGAAGAGGTAGAGGCCAGAACGAACTTCTTGAGCCCAAACTCCTTCATTAGCTCAAGTAGGTTAAGGGTCCCCAAGGAGTTCGTAGTTTCGTAAACGAAGGGGTTCTCTATGCTGTACCTGACTCCCGCCCTGGCAGCAAGGTTTATAATGCCTTCGAAGCTGTTCTCTTCAAACACAACCTTTAGGGCTTCAAAGTTCTCTATGTCGAGCCTGTAGAACTTGAAGTTTCTGTTCTCCTTCAGAAGGTTCAGCCGGTACTCTTTCAGTTTAGGGTCGTAGTAGTTGTTAAGGTTGTCAACGCCTATAACTTTGTAGCCCTTTTCGAGCAACAGTTTTGCGGTTCTGTAGCCTATGAAGCCGGCTGCTCCTGTAAGTAAAACACTTCTCATCTATCGCCCCTTCTGCTAACTTTATAGCCGATTGGACTGCTTTCGCCAATCTTACCAATTCGGGAGCGGTTTATGATTAGGAGTTTGAAGCTTAAGGGTTTCAAGTCGTTTGCCGACGAAACGGAAATTCGCTTTTCAGAGGGAATAAACTGCATAGTGGGCCCCAACGGCTGCGGCAAGAGCAACATAGTCGACGCCCTGAAGTGGGTTGTCGGCGGAACCTCTCCAAAAGGTATGAGGGCCGACTCTATAAAAGACGTTATCTTCAAAGGGGCTCAAGGTAGGCGGCCGGCAAGGAGTGCAGAAGTAGCGGTAACCGTTGCCGCTGAAGACCTTTTCAGTGCCGCCTCTTTAGAGACCGAAGTCAAAAGGCGCGTTACCGCCGACGGCGACAGCCAGTTCTTCATAAACGGGAAAAAGGTAAGGTTAAAGGATATCCAGGAGCTCTTCACCAACTTGGGCCTCTCCAATAGGGACTACGCCTTCTTTGAACAGGGCCAGGTAGACAGGGTTCTCAGGATGAGGCCCGCCGAAAGACGGGCCCTCATAGATGAGGCTGCCGGCATTACCCCTTTTAAGGAGAAGAGGGAAGAGACCCTTAAACAGCTCGGGGAAGCGCAGGCCAACTTAGAGAGCGTAAGGGGGGTGATAGATGAGGTTGCAAAGAACCTGAGGGCCCTTAAAAACCAAGCGGAGAAAGCTCAAAAATTCCAAGAGCTTCGCACCCGCGAGCGCCGCCTGGAACTTGCCCTCCTCGGCTGTCAGCTTAAGGCCGTTCAGGAGGAGAAGGCCCGCCTGGAGGGCTCCATAAAGGTTCTCCAGGAAGACAGGGCCTCCCTCGAGAGGGAGGTCTCGAGGATTGAAGTTGAGCTTCAAGAGCTCCGCTCCCAGCTGGAACAGCTCTCACAGGAGCTTGAGGAAACCACAAAAGAGCTCCACGAAGTTGAGAAGAGCAAAAAAGAGGCAGCCGTTAAGCGGGATTTCCTTGAAAAAGAGATAAAGCGGCTGAAAAGCGAAATAGAGGAGCGCTCCTTCGAGAAAGAGCAGAAGCTCAAAAAGCTCTCCCTTGTGGCGGCCGAAATTGAAGAGCTCCGCTCCCTTGAAGGCTCCTTAAAAAGGGAACTTGCAGGATTTGAAGAGAAAGAGCGTCAGCTTTTAGAAGAGGTTAAAAAACTGGAGGCCGAGGTTAAAAAACTCCAGTCCCGGGAGGTTGAGCTTGGGCGAAAACTGTCGGCCCTGAACGCTCAGGAGACCAAGCTCAAAACCGACCTTGCCCGTGAGGAGGAGAGGTTCAACTCCTTCAAAAACTTCCTCGACCGCTTCCCCAAAGAGCTCGAAACCCTCGAGAGGGAGCTCTCTTACTACCTTTCCCAGGTGGAAAGGGTTGAAGGGGAAGTTGAGCAGTTTAAAGCAAAAGTTGAAGAGCTTCAGGAGAAACTGAACCTGAAAAAGCAGGAGAGGGAAGAGCTTCTCCTCCGCCTCGACGAAGAGAGAGAACGCCTCGAAGAGAAAAGGCGGCAGGTCCTAAAGCTGAAGGCAGAAATAGAGAACACAAAGAACATACTCTCCTCCATAGACCTGGGTAAGCTCGAGGCCAAAATCGTTGAAAGCGCCAAAAAAGGCAAAGTTAAGGGCTTTGTCGGCCTCCTTATAAACCTGATAGAAGTTGAGCCCGGGTACGAGAAGGTGGTTGAGAACTACCTCTCCCGCTTCGGGGCCGGCATAGTGGTAGACAACTTCAAAACCGTAAGCTGGATAGGCTCAAAGATAAAGGGGAACGGCAGGGTTTGGCTCTTCCCGAAAAGTGTGAAAGGACTTAAAACAAAAGAAATCGAGGGGGCTACACCCCTATCCGCTGTAGTAAAACCGAAAGAGGAGGGCCTAAAGCCCTTGCTATTAAACCTCTTTCACAACGTTTACTACGCTCCCGGCAGGGCCGCCCAGCTTGCCGAAGAACATCCCGACTGCCTCTTCATAGACGAAGGGGGCAGCATATACTCGGCGAAGGGGTGCCTTGTGGGGAACTTTAAAGGAAGCTCCCTCCTTGAGCTCGAGAGGAGGCTCAAGGAGAAAGAGGAGCTCCTTAAAATCCTTCAGCGGGAGCTTAAAGAGCTCGAAAAGGGAATAGAACCCCTCAAGCAGGAGCTTCTCTACCTTGAAGACTCCATAGAGGAGCTGAAGGAGGAGCTCTCTGCGGCAAAAATGGAGCTCTTCAAAAGGGAAACCTCCCTTAAAGAGTTCAAGAAAAGGTTGGGAGAAGTTGAAAAGAGGAAAGAGGAGCTTCTCGCCCGCCGAGAGCGGGCTCAAGAGAACGTAGAGAGCTTCAACCGCCGAAAGGCCCTGTTCGAGAACAAGCTGCAGGAACTTACAAAAGAGCGCAAGAAGCTCCTTTCCGAACAGGAAGAGCTCAAAAGCGAACTGATGCGCCTTCAAGAGAGGCTCGATGCCCTTAAAGGTGAGCTCTCCGAACTTCGCACCCAGAGGGCGACCCTTTTAGAGAAGCTGAAGGCCGTAAAAGAGAAGAGAGAGGCCAAAGAGCGCTTCCTCAGAACCGTTCAGAGGGAAATAGAGGAGGCCGAAAGAAGAGTTGAACAGCTCAAAAAAGACCTTGAAAAGGCCATCTCTGCGAGAGAAAGGGCAGTTCAGCTCCTTTCGGGGGTAGACGAAACCATAGAAGAGATAAAGGCCGACATAAACTCTTTAAAGGGCCGCAGGGAGGAGCTCTACGCGGTTATAAGGGAAAAAGAGGCCGCCCTGAAACAGAAAAAAGCCGACCTTGCGGCCGTTTCAAAGAACCTCAAAGAGAGCGAAATTAAACTCGCCAAGCTCTCGGTTCAGGAAGAGGAGCTCCTGAAGAAAATCCTCGACCTCGACTCCACGCCTACTGAAGCCCTCTCCTTAGCCTCGGAGGTGGAAGAC is a window of Thermovibrio ammonificans HB-1 DNA encoding:
- the smc gene encoding chromosome segregation protein SMC, coding for MIRSLKLKGFKSFADETEIRFSEGINCIVGPNGCGKSNIVDALKWVVGGTSPKGMRADSIKDVIFKGAQGRRPARSAEVAVTVAAEDLFSAASLETEVKRRVTADGDSQFFINGKKVRLKDIQELFTNLGLSNRDYAFFEQGQVDRVLRMRPAERRALIDEAAGITPFKEKREETLKQLGEAQANLESVRGVIDEVAKNLRALKNQAEKAQKFQELRTRERRLELALLGCQLKAVQEEKARLEGSIKVLQEDRASLEREVSRIEVELQELRSQLEQLSQELEETTKELHEVEKSKKEAAVKRDFLEKEIKRLKSEIEERSFEKEQKLKKLSLVAAEIEELRSLEGSLKRELAGFEEKERQLLEEVKKLEAEVKKLQSREVELGRKLSALNAQETKLKTDLAREEERFNSFKNFLDRFPKELETLERELSYYLSQVERVEGEVEQFKAKVEELQEKLNLKKQEREELLLRLDEERERLEEKRRQVLKLKAEIENTKNILSSIDLGKLEAKIVESAKKGKVKGFVGLLINLIEVEPGYEKVVENYLSRFGAGIVVDNFKTVSWIGSKIKGNGRVWLFPKSVKGLKTKEIEGATPLSAVVKPKEEGLKPLLLNLFHNVYYAPGRAAQLAEEHPDCLFIDEGGSIYSAKGCLVGNFKGSSLLELERRLKEKEELLKILQRELKELEKGIEPLKQELLYLEDSIEELKEELSAAKMELFKRETSLKEFKKRLGEVEKRKEELLARRERAQENVESFNRRKALFENKLQELTKERKKLLSEQEELKSELMRLQERLDALKGELSELRTQRATLLEKLKAVKEKREAKERFLRTVQREIEEAERRVEQLKKDLEKAISARERAVQLLSGVDETIEEIKADINSLKGRREELYAVIREKEAALKQKKADLAAVSKNLKESEIKLAKLSVQEEELLKKILDLDSTPTEALSLASEVEDQEELKRELINLKERISRLGAVNLLAIEEYEKVKERYGFILEQEKDLVESIKNLKEAIKKLDQEIEKRFFETFRQVDRSFRATVKKVFGGGSGRLILTSQDLSEAGLEIEVKPPGKRHGSINLLSGGEKTLVALAFLYALYRVRPAPFVVLDEVDAALDDANTLRFTELLKEMANETQVIIITHNKLTMEAADVIYGVTMEVPGISKVIGVSFEALQREPVTS